The Longimicrobium sp. region GGGTGCGCGGAGGCGGGGGCGGGCGGGTGAGCTCCACCTGGAAGCCACCGCCTCCGGGGAGGAACGCGTAGCTCTCCACCACGCTCCCGCGCAGCTCGGCCAGCAGGTGCTCCACTTCGCCCAGGAGCACGGGCGGGCCGAGGGAGCGGTTGCCGCGGCCGGTGATCACGACCACGGTGCGCGCGCGGTCGGCGTGGCGCGCGCGGAGCCAGGCGTCGGCGCGCACGCGCGCGGCGTCGCCGGTGAGGCCGTGCAGGTCCAGGAGCGGGTGGAGCGAGCCCCACCGCGGGGCGTGGCGCTCACCGCGGGGCGGCTTGCGGGGCACGAGAGGGGGCTCCGGCGCGGAAACGACGAGAGCCACGGCACCCTGCCGTGGCTCTCCGCAACGCGGTCCGGGTTGGGCTCAGGCGCCCAGGCGATCCTTGAGGCCCTTCCCCGCGCGGAAGGCCGCGCTGGTGGAGGCGGCGATCTGGATCTCCTTGCCGGTGCGCGGGTTGCGGCCCGTGCGGGCCTCGCGCTTCTTGGTCTCGAAGCTGCCGAACCCGGTGATGGTGATCTTCTCCCCGTTCCGCAGCGCCTCGGTGATGATCCCGTCCTCCACCGAGAAGAGCGCGTCGACCACCTTGGTCGCTTCGGTACGCGGGATGTCGGCGCGGCTGCTCAGCTGCTGGATCATTTCGGACTTGTTCACCCGGGAGCTCCTGTGATTGAGGTGAGAACCGGCGCGCTGGTTTCCGGCGCCGGACGGCCCCAAGAGTAGGACCCCGCTCCGTCCACGTCAAGAGAGATTCCCGTGCCCGAATCCCCAGTCGCCACGCCAATCCCGGTGGGGGAAGCCTCCCCGCGGGAGCTGCAGGCGGCGTACGACATCGCCCACGCCTTCCTCACGGCCAGCTCGCCGGACGAGGTGTACGGGCTGGCGCTGGAGCGCGTCTCGCCGCTGGTGGGCGCCGCCTTCGCCAGCGTCTTCGTGCGCGACACCCCCGACGAGCTGCGCCTTGCCGCGCAGTGGAACTGGCCCGCGCGGTACGCCGAGCACCTGGACCAGCTTCGCGTGCGGGTGGGAAACGGGCCCACCGGGCTGGCCGTGGCCGAGAACCGGGTGGTGGAGGTGTTCGACGTCCACAGCGACCCGCTGCTGGAGGACTGGTGGGAGGTGGCGCGGGAGCTGGACTTCACCGCCTCCGTCTCCCTGCCGCTCGTCACGGGCGAGGCGCCGGAGGGGGCGATCACCTTCTACTTCCGCACCTCGGACACGCTGCGCGAGACGGACCGCTCGCTGCTGCGGCTGGTGGCGGACCAGCTCTCGGCCACGGCGGAGAAGGCGCACCTGATCGCCGACCTCACCGACGCCAACCGCCGCCTGCGCCAGCAGAACGTGGAGCTGGAGGCGCGCTACCGCGAGGCGGAGGAGGCGCGGCGGCTCAAGGGCGAGTTCATGGCCAACATCTCCCACGAGCTGCGCACCCCGCTCACCGCCATCCTGGGCTACACGTACCTGCTGCGCGAGGGGATCAGCGGCGAGCTGTGCGAGGAGCAGCGCACCTCCGTGGACAAGATCGAGGAGTCGGGCACCGAGCTGCTGGGGCTGATCAACGACCTGCTCGACCTGACGCACCTCCAGCTCGGCCGCCTTCCCGTGCAGGCGGAGACGACCGACGCGGTGGCGCTCCTGCACGGCATCCAGGGGAACGTCTCGCCCGATCCCGCCGCGGGCGTGGAGGTGATCTTCGACGTTCCCGACGTGTCCGTTCCGGTGCGCACCGATCCGTCGCTGGTGCTGCGCATCCTGCGGCACCTGGTCTCCAATGCCTTCAAGTTCACCCCGGCCGGCAAGGTGACGCTGCGGGTGCGGATGGTGGCCGGCTCGCCATGGACGGAGGAGGCGCAGGCCGGCGGCGGCACCCGCAACCGCGTCGTCTGGGAGGTGGAGGACACGGGGATCGGCATCGACGCGGCGCAGCTGGAGCGCATCTTCGACGAGTTCCGCCAGGTAGACGGCTCGCCGACGCGGCGCTACGGCGGCACGGGGATCGGACTGGCGCTCTCGCGGCAGCTCGCGCGGCGGCTGGGCGGCGACATCGGGGTGCGCTCCACGCCCGGCCAGGGCTCCGTCTTCTCCCTCTCGGTGCCCGCGGGCTTCCAGGGCGCGTGAGCTTCGCCACCGTCGTGTTCGACTGCGACTCCACGCTGGCCCACGTGGAGGGAATCGACGAGCTTGCCGGGTCCCACGCCGACGAGATCCGGGAGCTGACCGAGCGTGCGATGGAAGGCACTCTCCCGCTTGAGGAAGTCTACGGCCGCCGCCTGGAAATCATCCGCCCCACGCGCGCCCAGGTGGAGGCGCTGGGGCGCGACTACGTGGCCGCGCTCGTGCCCGACGCGCGCGAGACGGTTGCCGGGCTGCGCTTTCTTGGAAAGACGGTGCGCGTCGTCTCCGGCGGCCTCCTCCCTGCCGTGCTGGCGGTGGCGGCCGAGCTGGGGATCGCGGAAGATGACGTGCGTGCGGTCGCGGTCCGCTTCGATGACGCAGGCGAGTACGCCGGCTTCGACGACGCATCGCCGCTGGCGCGCAGCGGCGGGAAGGAGGCGGTGCTGCGCGGGTGGTCCCTTCCCCGCCCCGCGCTGATGGTGGGCGATGGCGCCACGGACCTGGAAGCGCGCCCCGCCGTCGACGCCTTCGCCGCCTACATGGGAATCGCCTTTCGAGAAGCCGTCGCCGCCGGAGCCGACTTCGTCCTCCGCGACCCCAGCCTCGCCCCCGTCCTCTCCCTTGCCGCCGACGCCGCCGACCGCGCGCGCCTCTCCGCTTCCCCCTTCGCCGCCCTGCTGGAGCGCGGCGACCGGCTCCTGCACCAACCGTGACGCCTCTGCTGTTCTCTCTGCGTCTCCGCGCCTCCGCCTGAGACCCGCGGTTTCCCAAGCCATCCTCTTGCGGATCTCCGCCCCACGCTCGACCTTCCCGCCTCCGAAACCCGCGCACCCAGTCTCGACGAGCGAATGACCGCGTTCGGCCGTTTCTTCCTTCCCGGCCCCACCGAGGTGCACCCCTACGTGCTGGCCGCGATGACGCAGCCCATGATCGGCCACCGCGGGTCCGGGATGTCCGCGATCCTGGCCGGTTGCGACCCCGTGCTCCGCGCCATCTTCCGCACCGAGCGCCCGGTGTACGTCGCCTCCTCCTCGGCCACCGGGCTGATGGAGGGCGCCGTGCGCAATGGTGTGCGCCGCCGCGCGCTCTCGCTCGTCAACGGCGCGTTCAGCGAACGCTTCCGCGACCTGGTGGCCGATTGCGGGCGCGAGGTGGAGACGTACGAGGTGGAGTGGGGCCAGGCCCACGACGCCGCCGAAGTGCACCGCCGTCTCCGCGCGGGCGGATTCGACGCGGTCACGGTCGCGCACTCGGAAACATCGACCGGCGTCCTCAACCCCGTGCGCGAGATCGCCGAGGCCGTGCGCGCCGCCGAAAGCGACACCGGCGACGAGATCCTCCTGCTGGTGGACGGCGTCACCAGCGTAGCCGGCGCGCTGGTGGAGATGGACGCGTGGGGGCTCGACTTCCTCCTCACCGGCTCGCAGAAGGCGCTGGCGCTGCCGCCGGGGCTGGCGTTCGGGGCGGCGTCGGAGCGGATGATGGCGCGCGCGGAGACGATCCCGGGGCGCGGCCACTACTTCGACCTGCCGGAGTACGACCGCTTCTGGCGCAAGCACCAGACGCCCACCACCCCTGCCCTGTCGCTGGTCTACGCGCTGGCGGAACAGGCGCGGCGCATCGCCGCGGAGGGCGTCGAAGCCCGCGCCGCGCGCCACGACGCCATGCGCGAGCGCGCCCTGGCCTGGGCCAAAGAGCGCGGCATCCGCCCCTTTGCGCCCGAGGGGTGCCGCTCGCCGACCGTCACCACGCTGGCGATCGACGGGCCCGTCGCCGCGCCGGAGATCGTCGCGCGGCTGGCGAAGGCGGGGTGGACGATCGGCGGCGGGTACGGCAAGCTCAAGGATTCGACCATCCGCATCGGGCACATGGGAGAGCACACGGTGGAAGAGCTGGACGCGCTGCTGGACGTGATCGACGAGGTGCTGCGATGAGCCGCTTCCGCGTGCTGGTGACCGACGAGGTGGATCCGGAGGGGCTCGCCCACCTCCGCTCGCACCCCGACATCGAGGTCCACGAGAAGCCGACGCGCCCCCTAGACGAGGTGATCGCGGAGATCGGCGAGTACGACGCCTTCGTCGGACGCAGCGCCACACGCGTCACCCGCGAGCTCCTGCAGGCCGGTGACCGGCTCAAGGTGATCGGCCGCGCCGGCGTGGGGGTCGACAACATCGACCTGCAGACGGCGACGGAGCTGGGGATCGCGGTCATCAACGCGCCGGGCGGGAACACGGTCTCGGTTGCGGAGCTGGCGTTCGGCGTGCTCCTCTCCCTCGTCCGCAACATCCACGTCGCCGTGGAGTCCATGCGCGGCGGCCGCTGGGACCGCTCGCGCCTCGGCGGCTCCGAGCTGCGCGGACGGACGCTGGCCATCATCGGGCTGGGGCGCATCGGGAGCGAGATGGCGCGCCGGGCCCGCGCCTTTGGGATGACGCTGATCGCTTACGATCCCTTCGTACCGCCCGCGCGCTTCGAGGAGCTCGGCGTGGAGCGAATGGAGCGCCTCTCCGACGCCATGGACCGCGCGGACGTGGTGACCGTCCATACGCCGCTGACCGCGGAGACGGTGGGGCTGATCGGCGCGCCGGAGCTGGCGCGTCTGGGGCGGGGGGCGATCGTGATGAACCTGGCGCGCGGCGGCATCGTGGCCGAGGATGCCCTCACCGACGCGCTCACCTCGGGCCGCATCGCCGGGGCGGCGCTGGATGTGTTCATCGGCGAGCCGCTGGCGGCCGACCACCCGCTGCGCTCCATCCCCAACCTCATCCTGACGCCGCACCTGGGCGCGTCCACCAGCGATGCCCAGCGCAGCGTCTCCATCGAGGCGTGCTCCGCCGTCCGCGACGCGCTGGTCACCGGCGACCTGAGCGCGGCGATCAACGCGGCGGGCGTGGGTGGCTCCGGGTGGGGCGAGCTGCGTCCCCTCCTGGCGCTTTCGGACCGGCTGGGGCGCCTGGGCCGCGCCCTCCTCCCCGGCGCGGTGAGCGCGCTGGAACTGCGCTACACGGGTCCGCGGGGCGAGCAGGCGCCGCGCCCCCTCCTCCTCTCCGCGCTGCAGGGCACGCTGCGCGACGTGGTGGACCGCCGCGCCATCAACCTGGTGAACGCGCAGCACGTCGCCACCGAGCGGGGGATCGAGACGGCATCGACGCACGTGGCGGGGCGCGGGGAGCTGGGCGAGGAGGTGGAGCTGCGGATGGAGGCGGGCGACCGCATCATCCGCGTGGCGGGCGCGGTGCTGGGGGAGACGCACGGCCGCATCATCCGCATCGGCGCCTTTCGCGTGGACGTGGCTCCGCGCGGCACCCTGGTCGTCCTGCGCAACCGCGACGTCCCCGGCGTCATCGGCCGCGTGGGCACCCTCCTCGGCGAGGCGGAGGTCAACATCGCCGAGTACCACCAGGCGCGCCTGCAGGTCGGCGGCGAGGCCCTCGCCGCCATCACCGTCGACGGCCGCATCCCCGCCGAGGTCCTGCAGCAGCTCGCCGAGCTCCCGGAGGTGCTGGACGTGCGGCAGGTGGATATGGAGTGAGGCACGGAAGTGCGTGAGTGCGTGAGTGCGTGAGTGCGCTGGGAATGGGGAATGGGGAATGGGGAATGGGGAATGGGGCCGCGACCAACCCTCTTCCTCTTTGTCATCCTGAGCGACGCGCCTCTCTGCCCTTGCCCGTGCTCCACACTTTGGCGCGGAGCGAAGGATCTACTGCGCGTAACGAGGGGTTCGTAGTTACCCGCGGTCCTCGCGCCTCGTCGGCTAGATCCTTCGGTCGCCGCACGAGGCCGGGGTGCGCCGCAGATGCTCGTGTGGGCGGCTCCCTCAGGATGACAGGATGGGGGGCGCGGCAGGCGTCGACGCACTAACGCACTAACGCACTAACGCACTACCGCACTCCCCGCAGTTCGGCGCGTACCTTGCTCCACCGCCGCCCATCGTTCTCCACACCAACGAGGCATCCATGAGCATCCGCGAGTGGCTCAAGCAGCGGATTACCGACAACGCCGGGAGCGGTGACAGCGACTCGTTCCTGAACCGGCTCGTGTTCGGCAAGGAGACGCCGCAGCAGCGCTCCATGGGCGAGTACGACAAGCGCTCGTATCCGCCCGAACTGGTGGACCTCCTCCGCCGCCGCGCCGAGGTGACCGACGAGGTGATGGAGATGGACTTCACCACGGCCCAGGCGCGCCGCGACGCCATCCCGCGGCTCCAGCAGCTCCTCCACAAGTACCCGCACCCGGTGCTGTACGAGGCGCTGATCCACGCGTACGCCGATTCCGGGCGCTGGGACGAGGCGCGCGGCGTGGCGTACGCCGCCCGCGAGCGCCGCCTGGAGTGCTCCCGCTCCACCTACCCCGAGATCCGCTCCGAGATCGACCGCCTCAAGGAGTGGTCCCCCGAGGACGTGGACGAGATGCGCCGGGAGCGCGAAGGCGGCGGGCCGGCCTCACCCGCCTCCGCCTGACAACGCCGGGTAGAACAAGTCGTCGTGGCGCTCTCCGGCAGCGCTGGGTGCAACTCACCTGTTACCGCGTGGGGGAGCAGCAAGGAAGGTCCGGCACGTGAAATGCCTCATTCGCAGGCACATCCTGCACCCGGCGGAACGGACCATGGCGACCAGCGAATCAGAACTCCCTCACTCGGACGATCCGGTAATCGCGCACCTCCAGGGGGCGGCGGAGGCGTACCGGGACATCGAAGCGCAAAAGGTGGAGGACGAGCGCGAGATCGAGACCCTCCGCCACGCGCTGAACGACGCGCGCGGCCACACGCACCGCATGCAGGCGGAGCTGGACGCCGAGCGCTGGAACGCGGAGCGGGAGCGGCAGCGCGCGGAGTGCCTCAAGGAGGCGATGAGGCAGATCCACGGCGCCCTCTTCAGCGGCGACGTGTCCACGCTCATCCTGCGCGCCTGCCTCACGATCAGCGGCGCAACGCGCGGGGTGTACGTCACCGCGCGCCGGCCAGACGGGGCACTGCGCGTGCGCGCTGAGATCGACGTGGACGCGATGGTCGGCGGGCCGCCGCCGCCCACGCTGGCGGAGCTGTGCCGCGAGGCGCTCGACAAGAACGACACCATCGTCTGCAACGAGGCCGAGACGGAGGAGCGCTTCGCGGTGGACGGCGAGCAGGGGATCCGCTTCCGCAACTGCGTGGCGGCGCCGGTGGTGCTGCTCGCGAACCTGGACGGGGTGGTGATCGCCGCAGACAAGACGGACGGCGACTTCGACGACCGTGACATCGAGGCGCTCATCAGTGTGGGCGACCAGGCCGCCGTGGCGGTAAAGAACCGGCACCTGGAGCGCGCCCTGCAGACGGCGTACGTGCACACCGTCACCATCCTGGCGGACGCGGTGGAGGCCAAGGACCCGTACACCCACGGGCACTGCGAGCTGGCCTCGCGCTACGCCCGCCTGATCGCCGCGCGGCTGGAGCTCTCCGCGTACGAGCGCGCGCTGGTGTGCTACGGCGCGCTCCTGCACGACGTGGGGAAGATCGGGGTGAGCGACGGCGTGCTCAACAAGCCGGGCCCCCTCCTCCCCGAGGAGGTGCAGCTGATGAGGGCGCACGTGCGCGTGGGCCACGACCTGCTGCGCAACGTCCCCGCCCTGCACGACGTGGCCGAGGTGGTACTGCACCACCACGAGCACTACGACGGTACCGGCTATCCGGACGGGATGAGCGGCAACGAGATCCCGATGCCGGCGCGCATCGTGGCCGTGGCGGACGCGTACTGCGCGATGATCACGCGCCGGAGCTACAAGGAGGCGTACTCCGAATCCGACGCCCGCGCCGAGCTCAGCCGCTGCTCCGGCACCCAGTTCGATCCCGAGGTCGTGGACGCGTTCCTGGCGGTGCTGGATACCCCGGAGGCGCAGGACCAGGACGATGATGATTTCTCCGAGTGCGGGCTGCTCCCGGGGTTCGAGCGGCTGCACGAGGACGTGACCGCGGGGTGGGGGGCGATGGCGGGGGCGTCGGGGGGGTGATTGGCGAGGCGTGGGCGATGAGCGCCGGGGGACGGCACGCCGGGGGATGGCGCGCCGGGGGATGAATCCCCCGGCTGGAACAACGCGAAGCCCACTAAAGTGGGCTAGAGGAACGTGGCATTAGACCCGAGTCCGCGAAGGCGGTCTTTGCGTGGTTCCAGCGGCGAATTCGTTCGCTCTTGGGCAGGCGACGGCGCACCGCGGGACACGGGCAGCCACATGGGGCTGCCCCTACGGGGGTCGGGGCGTTTCGATGGTGAGGGTGCGGCGGCGGGGACGGAGATGCGAAGAGGCGCGGAGGATTAATCCTCCGCGCCTCTTCTGGTGTTTGCGTGCGCCGAACGTCAGATGGCGGGGGGGCGGGCGCCGCCGCGGACGCGGAGGGGGTTCAGGTGGGCGGCGCGGCGGCGCTTGGCCTCGTAGAGGCGGCGGTCCGCTTCGCGGATCATCTGCTCGGCGCTGTCGAAGCTGCCGTCGTAGGTCACCACGCCCGCGCTCACCTCCACGCGGCCGATGAGCTGCTTGCGGACGCGCTCCACCAGAGCCTCGGCACCCGCGCCGTCGCCGCCGGGGAGGATCACCAGGAACTCGTCGCCGCCGTAACGGACTACGACGTCGGAGCGGCGGGCTTCGCGGCGGAGCGCCTCGGCCACGGTGCGCAGGAGGCGGTCGCCGGCGGCGTGGCCGCTCTGGTCGTTGACCTCCTTGAAGCCGTCCAGGTCCAGCGCCACCAGCGCCAGCGCCTCGCCGCGCGTGGCGCCCGCCCACACGTGCTCCATCACCACTTCCATGTGGCGGCGGTTGGCGAGCCCCGTCAGCGGGTCGGTCAGCGAGAGGCCGCGGACGCTCTCGATCAGCCGCACCCGGCGGATCGCCATCTCGGCCTGCAGGGCCAGCGCGCGGAGGATGTCCCAGTCCTGCGGCTCGAAGATGCGCTCGTCGCGCCGCTCGGTGAGCACCAGCACCGCCTCGTCGCCCACGGGCACGTGCGCCACCAGCGCCGTCTGCGGGTTCTCGAAGAGGGGCGCGGCGGCGGGCACCCGTCCGTCCGCGCGGGCGTCCAGCGTCACGAGAAGACCGGGCTTGGCGAACACCTCGTCCCACAGGATGCACAGGCGGTGCTCGCCGTGGCGCGCATTGGGCGCACACGGGGCGCGTAGCATCCCGCGCTCGCCATCGCGCGCGAGGCCCTCGGCGCGGTGGCCGCCCACGATGCGCAGCGCGTGCTCGGCCAGGGCGCAGAGCACCCCGTCCTCGGTCTCGGCGGCGTTGAGCGCTTCGAAGTAGGCGATGAGCTGGTCCGGCAGGAGCTGGCGCTTGGCGAGACGCGCGCGCTCGCGCCGCAGCGCCTCGGTGCCCCAGGTGACACGGTCGCGAAGCTCCGCCTCTTCCAGGCCACGCGGCACGCGGCACGCGGAGCTCCCCGCCACCAGCACGCCCTCGCCGTCCGACGCTTCCAGGAGCACGAGCAGCTCGAGGTCTTCCACGCAGGGCGTCGGCTCCTCCTCGCGCTGCAGCTGCTGCTGCACGCGGCGGCCCGTGACCACGGTGGCGGCAAGCGGCGAAGCCACGTGCAGCTCCGAGTCGCCGCCCATGAAGCCCGTGGGCGTGGCCAGCACCAGGCTGAGCTCCCGGTCCTCTATACGTCGATGCCGCATATGCTCCTTCGCGCGCAGAACAGGCGGGGCCGCCGGAGTGCCGGATTGACCCGGAGAGGCGAGGCTACATCGTTGAACAGCAAGGAGATGGCGAATATACGAATGTTTCGCTGGGAGGTCAATGCGTGTCACCGTTTGCGGACAGACGGCGCCGGTTCTCCCCGTGGACGTCGCTCCGGCTCTCCCTTTGCGTCACGGACCGCGACACGCGTGTTCCCGCGTTCCCAGCCACCCGCTCCGTGTGATGAT contains the following coding sequences:
- a CDS encoding Smr/MutS family protein, with translation MPRKPPRGERHAPRWGSLHPLLDLHGLTGDAARVRADAWLRARHADRARTVVVITGRGNRSLGPPVLLGEVEHLLAELRGSVVESYAFLPGGGGFQVELTRPPPPPRTLAEERVAKRLRASSPDLLRRAEEALWELGIAPTPALLDAEIQRLSREESRGRTEGEE
- a CDS encoding HU family DNA-binding protein — protein: MNKSEMIQQLSSRADIPRTEATKVVDALFSVEDGIITEALRNGEKITITGFGSFETKKREARTGRNPRTGKEIQIAASTSAAFRAGKGLKDRLGA
- a CDS encoding ATP-binding protein, which codes for MPESPVATPIPVGEASPRELQAAYDIAHAFLTASSPDEVYGLALERVSPLVGAAFASVFVRDTPDELRLAAQWNWPARYAEHLDQLRVRVGNGPTGLAVAENRVVEVFDVHSDPLLEDWWEVARELDFTASVSLPLVTGEAPEGAITFYFRTSDTLRETDRSLLRLVADQLSATAEKAHLIADLTDANRRLRQQNVELEARYREAEEARRLKGEFMANISHELRTPLTAILGYTYLLREGISGELCEEQRTSVDKIEESGTELLGLINDLLDLTHLQLGRLPVQAETTDAVALLHGIQGNVSPDPAAGVEVIFDVPDVSVPVRTDPSLVLRILRHLVSNAFKFTPAGKVTLRVRMVAGSPWTEEAQAGGGTRNRVVWEVEDTGIGIDAAQLERIFDEFRQVDGSPTRRYGGTGIGLALSRQLARRLGGDIGVRSTPGQGSVFSLSVPAGFQGA
- a CDS encoding HAD-IB family phosphatase, coding for MSFATVVFDCDSTLAHVEGIDELAGSHADEIRELTERAMEGTLPLEEVYGRRLEIIRPTRAQVEALGRDYVAALVPDARETVAGLRFLGKTVRVVSGGLLPAVLAVAAELGIAEDDVRAVAVRFDDAGEYAGFDDASPLARSGGKEAVLRGWSLPRPALMVGDGATDLEARPAVDAFAAYMGIAFREAVAAGADFVLRDPSLAPVLSLAADAADRARLSASPFAALLERGDRLLHQP
- a CDS encoding alanine--glyoxylate aminotransferase family protein, with the protein product MTAFGRFFLPGPTEVHPYVLAAMTQPMIGHRGSGMSAILAGCDPVLRAIFRTERPVYVASSSATGLMEGAVRNGVRRRALSLVNGAFSERFRDLVADCGREVETYEVEWGQAHDAAEVHRRLRAGGFDAVTVAHSETSTGVLNPVREIAEAVRAAESDTGDEILLLVDGVTSVAGALVEMDAWGLDFLLTGSQKALALPPGLAFGAASERMMARAETIPGRGHYFDLPEYDRFWRKHQTPTTPALSLVYALAEQARRIAAEGVEARAARHDAMRERALAWAKERGIRPFAPEGCRSPTVTTLAIDGPVAAPEIVARLAKAGWTIGGGYGKLKDSTIRIGHMGEHTVEELDALLDVIDEVLR
- the serA gene encoding phosphoglycerate dehydrogenase encodes the protein MSRFRVLVTDEVDPEGLAHLRSHPDIEVHEKPTRPLDEVIAEIGEYDAFVGRSATRVTRELLQAGDRLKVIGRAGVGVDNIDLQTATELGIAVINAPGGNTVSVAELAFGVLLSLVRNIHVAVESMRGGRWDRSRLGGSELRGRTLAIIGLGRIGSEMARRARAFGMTLIAYDPFVPPARFEELGVERMERLSDAMDRADVVTVHTPLTAETVGLIGAPELARLGRGAIVMNLARGGIVAEDALTDALTSGRIAGAALDVFIGEPLAADHPLRSIPNLILTPHLGASTSDAQRSVSIEACSAVRDALVTGDLSAAINAAGVGGSGWGELRPLLALSDRLGRLGRALLPGAVSALELRYTGPRGEQAPRPLLLSALQGTLRDVVDRRAINLVNAQHVATERGIETASTHVAGRGELGEEVELRMEAGDRIIRVAGAVLGETHGRIIRIGAFRVDVAPRGTLVVLRNRDVPGVIGRVGTLLGEAEVNIAEYHQARLQVGGEALAAITVDGRIPAEVLQQLAELPEVLDVRQVDME
- a CDS encoding HD domain-containing phosphohydrolase; translation: MATSESELPHSDDPVIAHLQGAAEAYRDIEAQKVEDEREIETLRHALNDARGHTHRMQAELDAERWNAERERQRAECLKEAMRQIHGALFSGDVSTLILRACLTISGATRGVYVTARRPDGALRVRAEIDVDAMVGGPPPPTLAELCREALDKNDTIVCNEAETEERFAVDGEQGIRFRNCVAAPVVLLANLDGVVIAADKTDGDFDDRDIEALISVGDQAAVAVKNRHLERALQTAYVHTVTILADAVEAKDPYTHGHCELASRYARLIAARLELSAYERALVCYGALLHDVGKIGVSDGVLNKPGPLLPEEVQLMRAHVRVGHDLLRNVPALHDVAEVVLHHHEHYDGTGYPDGMSGNEIPMPARIVAVADAYCAMITRRSYKEAYSESDARAELSRCSGTQFDPEVVDAFLAVLDTPEAQDQDDDDFSECGLLPGFERLHEDVTAGWGAMAGASGG
- a CDS encoding GGDEF domain-containing protein, with protein sequence MRHRRIEDRELSLVLATPTGFMGGDSELHVASPLAATVVTGRRVQQQLQREEEPTPCVEDLELLVLLEASDGEGVLVAGSSACRVPRGLEEAELRDRVTWGTEALRRERARLAKRQLLPDQLIAYFEALNAAETEDGVLCALAEHALRIVGGHRAEGLARDGERGMLRAPCAPNARHGEHRLCILWDEVFAKPGLLVTLDARADGRVPAAAPLFENPQTALVAHVPVGDEAVLVLTERRDERIFEPQDWDILRALALQAEMAIRRVRLIESVRGLSLTDPLTGLANRRHMEVVMEHVWAGATRGEALALVALDLDGFKEVNDQSGHAAGDRLLRTVAEALRREARRSDVVVRYGGDEFLVILPGGDGAGAEALVERVRKQLIGRVEVSAGVVTYDGSFDSAEQMIREADRRLYEAKRRRAAHLNPLRVRGGARPPAI